In Mucilaginibacter inviolabilis, the DNA window ATTGGTGGTGTAAGCGACTTTTTATCGGGCATTGGTTCATTGAAAAGTGCTTACTCCTTTAAAAACAGCGACTTTAGCTTTACACCCAAAGAGGTAGAGATCCACTTTGTGGCCAATTATAGTGGACTAAGTCCCGGCGACCGTGGTTTCTTTAATATTTACCTCAACGGCCTGCTTATCAGCAGTGAAAAGCTGGATGCATCCGGTAAGTTAAATACATCTATCACTATTAACCGTTACCAGCACCATAAATACAATACGCTGGAGGCTGAGTTCCGGTTTTTCCCAACTACAGGGCATTGTAAAGATAGTTTCATCAATTTTTTTGCAGAGGTTGACGTAGATAAGTCATACCTGGAATCAAAAAACCCGTTTATCACCAGCAACCTGAGCTTTTACCAATATCCAGAGGCCTTTAATACAGGTACTACACGTATATTAATAAGCAGGGATTACGCAAAATATGCCGCTGCTGCACTGGGCGAAATTATTTATGAGCTAAATAACAACATCAACGCTAATAACTTCCCTGAGTTTGTTTATTCGGATGGGATACAGCCAGATGAGCTTAAAAAATATAATATTATCGCGCTTCTTTCTAAGGATGATAAGTTGCTGAATGAATTCCCGGATGCGCCAATTACCTTCAGCCGTGATTTCCGATTGTACAATACGGATAATCACACGCCGGTTTACTCTTTATCAGATACGGTATCAAACGGCCTGGCCCAGATATTTTACGGACGCAGTAATAACGCCACACTGGTGCTTACAGCAACAGGTAAACATGTTTCTGAGGCATTTTTAGCGGTATCTAAATCCATTACCGAACAGCTCTCAACCCTGTCAAGCAACGTTTGCATATCAGATGTTAATTCCAACAAATACTTGTTCAACATCAATAAATCAAGCGAAAACCTGGAGTACATTGATACCAAAAGCGGTTTAACCCGTTTCTGGGATAACTATAATCTGTATATATTATTAGGTTTACTGATACTGATATTACTTTCGTTCCTGTACGTGCGTTCAAAAGTTCAAAAATCACAGGAGTTGTTTAACGATTAACTTTTTATAGTATCAAGTAGTTAGTATCAAGTCTTTTTTGTGTACCTAATACTAACTACTCGATGCAATTTACTGGATACTTGATACTAACTACTTGATACTAAAAACAATGAGTATTTCTATTCCTGAACTTTTGGTTAACGACAGGTTCATCACACCAGGCGATCAGGAAAAAATCAAGCATTTTTCGGAACGCTCGGGGATGTCATACGCCAAGATAGCCCTTAACTTTGGGTATATTTCACGTAAAAATTACGAGCGCTCTTTAAACAACGCGGGCTTTACTTTTGCACCGGTAAGAGAAGAAGCTTTTGATACCGAAATACTGAAAAAGATCGATCTGAAATTTGCTAACGATCATATTGCTTTACCACTCCGCATCGAAAATAATAAGGTAGTAACCTTAATGAGCGATCCGAGCAACCAACTGTTTATTGAGTTTATCAAGTTTACTTATGATCTGGAGCCCCACATCATTGTAGCCAGCGACCTGGACATCACCTGGTTAAGCCATAAACTACTTGGCGAAAAATATGTAAAGGCTTCGGTGTTTGAGCTTTTAAGGCGCGACCCTGAAAGTTCGGCATCCACTACCTTTACCAGTGCGCAACTCATTACTATTTTTATTATCATCAGCATTACAGCTATAGGCCTGGTGTTGAATTTTAAAAATACATCCATCATTATCAACGTAATTATCAGTACGGTTTTCCTGATCGCTATTGTTTTTAAACTGTTTCTGGCGCTTGTGGGTTCGCGTTTTGAGTTGCACCAGGCTGTAACCAAAACCGATGTACGGGACATTGTAGAAAGCAGTTTGCCGGTTTACACTATATTGCTGCCCGTTTATAAAGAAGATAAGCTGATCAAAAAATTGATCTGGAACTTACAGAGTTTGGATTATCCCCGTGAACAGTTGGATATTAAATTGTTGATTGAAGAGGATGATGACAGAACGCTTCAAGCGGTTCAAAATCTTGATTTTCCCGGAGTTTTTGAAGTAATTGTGGTACCATTTCACCTGCCTAAAACCAAGCCTAAAGCTTGCAACTATGGTTTGCATTTCTCAAAAGGTAAATACCTTACCATTTATGATGCCGAGGATATCCCCGATACGGATCAGCTCAAAAAGGTGGTAGCGCTTTTTGCCAAACTACCGCAAAATTACATCTGTGTACAAAGTGCGCTAAACTACTTTAACCGGAACGAGAACTTCCTGACCCGCATGTTTACACTGGAGTACTCCTATTGGTTTGATTATATGCTTCCTGGGCTGGATACATTGGATATCCCTATTCCGCTGGGGGGCACCAGCAATCATTTTAAAATGGATGCGCTGGTAGAATTAGGCGCCTGGGATCCGTTTAACGTAACCGAAGATGCCGATTTGGGTGTACGCGCTTATGCCAAAGGTTATAAAATATCCATCATTAACTCCACCACTTACGAGGAGGCTAACAACGAGCCTTTTAACTGGATACGTCAACGTTCGCGCTGGATTAAGGGCTATATGCAAACTTACCTGGTACACATGCGTAACCCGGCAGCTCTTGTCCGCAAAATTGGATGGCGGGGATTCTGGGGATTCAATTTTTTTATAGGCGCCACATCAGCTACCTTTTTGGCTTACCCCCTTTTACTGGCCATATTTATCAGCTACCTTATATTTGATTTTTCGACCATACGTTCGCTTTTCCCGGATTGGGTATTGTTTATGGCGATATTTAACCTGATGGTTGGTAACATCCTGATGATATATATCAACATGATGGCGGTATTTAAGCGCAGGTATTTTGAATTGATATTATTTGCCATTGCCAACCCGGTTTATTGGTTAATGCATTCGGCAGCCGCTTATATGGGTTTGTACCAGTTAATAGTAAAGCCCTTTTACTGGGAAAAAACCAATCACGGATTAAGTAAAGTTAATAACCCAACAAACGTTATTAAATAAGATTATTGTAATGAAAATTTCAAAAAATCAATATCTCTTTATTTTAACCCTGATACTTGGCGCCTACTACCTGGTGATTGGTATTTATTTAAATCATCTGGGTTATTATAATCAGGAAAGCATTTTTTACATCGAAAAAACCAAAATAGTTTTTGAGGGCCTGGGTAACCGTATTAAAGTAATGGGTCTTACATCACCCTTATTGCCCTTTTACAATACCTTTATTTTCAGCTGGATCGACTCCTACCTGGCGCCGGTAATAGCCTCGGCCATTGGTACAGCGGTTTTATTTTATATTATTGCCAGTGCATTAACTAAACGTATTGATGATGATTTCTATTTGTATGTTTTGTTGCTATTGTTTTTTATACACCCGGGCCTTCTGTACACGGCCTGTTCAGGAAAATCCATTTATATGGTGCTTACCTTCTTTTTCCTGTTCTTTTTTAACCTGCTCAAATTTTATCGCTCCAACACTACTTTCCACGTTTCGCTGGCCAGTATTTGTTTGGTGATACTTATTTTTTGCGATTATAAGTTTATCTGGCTTACCCTGTTCTTTGTTCCATTGGTATTGGTTATCACCGTTCAAAGTTTAAACCTGGGCGAAAAGGAATCTATTTTTCGCTTATTTTTAAGTTTCAATAGTCCATCACTGCGCCGCAAGCTCATCAATAAAACGTTTGCTATTTACATCATCCTGTTTATTTTACCGGTAGCCTCGGTGATCTGTTATAAACTGCTCAACCTTACCCATGCCAACGATCTGAACTATTTTATCGAGAGCCCCTATGCTACCTGGAATGTATTGGTTGATAAACTTAACTTTGATATTGCTACTACCAGCGCCAACTATCAATTGCCGGAGCTATCTATCATGGTATCGGTAAGGGTGATTTATTTTTGCCCGTTGATATTAGTGGCTATTTACCTGTTCAGGGAAAGTACCTATCAAGCTTTAACTATTTTAACGCCATTTGCCTTTATTGAGTTTTTACATATCAAATACGACAAGATATTTTTGACTTATGAGTATTACCTCATTTTCCTGATCATGTCGTTACTATGCCTGGTGTTTAAGGCGCAAACGGTAAAGCGGCAAATGCTATTTAAGGCAATACTGTTTATTGTTGTACTGATTCAGCTATATACCGGGTATATTTTCCTGAGTCAATCATTAATAACCGACGAAAAAAGATTTATAACCACGCTAACCACACTCAAACCTAATACCGATCAGGAGGAAAGCATGGAGTTGGCCGAGGTGATCAATAACCTCCCCAAAACATCGCGTGTGCTGATGGATGATGCTGTAGCCTATCCAGTAGCCGCATTTACACACGACATCCAAAAACTAACATTACCCTACCAGGACCTGTTTTTAAGTGCGATAGAAACGCCGTACCGCTATGATGATTATGTTCTGATAGCTACGCCTAAAAATCCTTTTACTGGCTATACGCAGCTAAGCAGCAGGTATATCCCGCTTATTAAAATAGTGAACAGCGGTGTAAACTATCAAAGGGTATACGAAACCGACAACTGGATCCTTTACCGTATTGTTTCGACGCAATAGGTATTATTCACGCGCCACTATACTGGGTATATTTATGTTTTTCTTATTTTTGAATAAGGCTTATTAACTTTTACCGGTTCTATGGAATTTGACATTGTAAAAGTACAAGGGGTAGATATCGAATCACATCGCCGGTTGTTTCTTGCAGAAACAAAATTTCAATTCATTTATAACAAATGCCATGATGCCGGCTGGGTAGACGTTTATCTTTTTAAATTTAATGAAATTTCCATTGGCTATGGTTCAGTA includes these proteins:
- a CDS encoding cellulose biosynthesis cyclic di-GMP-binding regulatory protein BcsB produces the protein MSKFLALLAFVFLINTTTQAQSIVTFKSLGHEDDVLYGMSGANSFYVKITPLTEMNGSKLVLYFEPSQALIKERSFINVVINNKPAYSGRLTRDSIQKLTLNLTRADLSPDKFLKIQVKTLLTISDDECKDLDNPAMWLKIKNYSYLALLKSNKSFFDNVNISNCFDSKRAIVYPANPTLHDLKAVAWAYSRLKKTQTRNIQVFEEDKLPDTVRNYIQVGNIASLTAAKRELVKVTPQNDQGLFYLHKSVGLVTDTITRMVAAPNGTLTPVKTVSQENVSKEILFITGGDDNGFEKAITALGNMNILNSTYGDYLLIEKAQNTFFKSIDENRSKLSLKQIGGVSDFLSGIGSLKSAYSFKNSDFSFTPKEVEIHFVANYSGLSPGDRGFFNIYLNGLLISSEKLDASGKLNTSITINRYQHHKYNTLEAEFRFFPTTGHCKDSFINFFAEVDVDKSYLESKNPFITSNLSFYQYPEAFNTGTTRILISRDYAKYAAAALGEIIYELNNNINANNFPEFVYSDGIQPDELKKYNIIALLSKDDKLLNEFPDAPITFSRDFRLYNTDNHTPVYSLSDTVSNGLAQIFYGRSNNATLVLTATGKHVSEAFLAVSKSITEQLSTLSSNVCISDVNSNKYLFNINKSSENLEYIDTKSGLTRFWDNYNLYILLGLLILILLSFLYVRSKVQKSQELFND
- a CDS encoding glycosyltransferase family 2 protein gives rise to the protein MSISIPELLVNDRFITPGDQEKIKHFSERSGMSYAKIALNFGYISRKNYERSLNNAGFTFAPVREEAFDTEILKKIDLKFANDHIALPLRIENNKVVTLMSDPSNQLFIEFIKFTYDLEPHIIVASDLDITWLSHKLLGEKYVKASVFELLRRDPESSASTTFTSAQLITIFIIISITAIGLVLNFKNTSIIINVIISTVFLIAIVFKLFLALVGSRFELHQAVTKTDVRDIVESSLPVYTILLPVYKEDKLIKKLIWNLQSLDYPREQLDIKLLIEEDDDRTLQAVQNLDFPGVFEVIVVPFHLPKTKPKACNYGLHFSKGKYLTIYDAEDIPDTDQLKKVVALFAKLPQNYICVQSALNYFNRNENFLTRMFTLEYSYWFDYMLPGLDTLDIPIPLGGTSNHFKMDALVELGAWDPFNVTEDADLGVRAYAKGYKISIINSTTYEEANNEPFNWIRQRSRWIKGYMQTYLVHMRNPAALVRKIGWRGFWGFNFFIGATSATFLAYPLLLAIFISYLIFDFSTIRSLFPDWVLFMAIFNLMVGNILMIYINMMAVFKRRYFELILFAIANPVYWLMHSAAAYMGLYQLIVKPFYWEKTNHGLSKVNNPTNVIK